In Denticeps clupeoides chromosome 1, fDenClu1.1, whole genome shotgun sequence, a single window of DNA contains:
- the LOC114799204 gene encoding probable ubiquitin carboxyl-terminal hydrolase creB isoform X2: MTKTFQCLKQDHAEFHEETFVFIPLPIDAEKMDNYNVTNGFKAYFKPTLLKKEDWLYCDHCKDKSYNQTVYKMQKNPTVLILHLKRFIYDSTQMAYMKNSCQIDIPSSLKTETYEYNLYCVINHKGGCRNGHYTALIKPPDKDDWYCFNDEHVEKVPGKKLKSSQTAYILMYHKGKELAGSASLQAPMASQIGSHKEKTVKNKTFRTQPSRKQKGNPSVYKGSRSNYGSTSPTLVQMKATTGPLQKPQQVNLQKENKFEEQAGSASMQCTRPSQDMTTKNELLSPSDVQVKSELRSKQKGKLSQCMNAMAFCGCVAGDFDVNQAKRHRRKRSHFSTDTDFNINVEENPEIDPGTSQLKKKCLELDKNPVAVQKKKKKRCGHILKSCSK, translated from the exons atgacaaaaacatttcagtgtttaaaaCAAGATCACGCTGAATTCCATGAAGAGACATTTGTCTTCATTCCTCTTCCCATTGATGCAGAAAAAATGGACAATTACAATGTG ACCAATGGTTTTAAGGCCTACTTCAAGCCCACACTATTAAAGAAGGAAGACTGGCTATATTGTGATCACTGTAAGGACAAATCCTATAATCAAACT GTttacaaaatgcagaaaaatccAACAGTTCTGATCCTGCATCTCAAGAGGTTCATCTATGACAGTACACAAATGGCCTACATGAAAAACAGTTGTCAAATAGACATACCCAGCAGTCTCAAAACTGAA ACCTATGAGTACAACCTGTACTGTGTTATAAACCACAAAGGTGGTTGCAGAAATGGACACTACACTGCTTTAATCAAACCACCAGACAAAGACGATTGGTACTGCTTCAATGATGAACATGTTGAAAAG gTTCCAGGAAAAAAGCTAAAGAG CTCACAGACCGCCTACATTCTCATGTACCACAAAG GTAAAGAGCTGGCTGGTTCAGCATCCCTGCAAGCTCCCATGGCTTCACAGATTGGTAGTCACAAGGAGAAGACGGTAAAAAACAAGACGTTTAGAACACAACCCAGTAGAAAACAAAAG GGAAATCCATCTGTGTACAAAGGAAGCAGAAGCAATTATGGATCAACATCACCAACGCTGGTGCAAATGAAAGCAACAACAGGTCCACTGCAAAAGCCACAGCAAGTCAAcctgcaaaaagaaaacaaatttgaAG AACAGGCTGGGTCAGCATCCATGCAATGCACCAGACCTTCACAGGACATGACAACAAAAAATGAACTGCTGTCACCCTCTGATGTGCAAGTTAAGTCAGAACTCAGAAGTAAACAAAAG GGGAAACTGTCACAATGCATGAATG CAATGGCTTTCTGTGGCTGCGTAGCTGGAGATTTTGATGTCAATCAAGCAAAAAGGCATCGTCGGAAAAGGAGTCATTTTTCCACTGACACTGATTTTAACATCAATGTTGAGGAAAACCCTGAAATAGATCCAGGAACCagtcaactgaaaaaaaaatgccttg agcttGATAAAAACCCTGTGGCCgtgcagaagaaaaagaaaaaaagatgtggtcacatattaaaatcatgttctaaataa
- the LOC114799199 gene encoding ubiquitin carboxyl-terminal hydrolase 47-like — MEQFQKGHPCSRHPPQEHRESHPGEAAVPAGEGLCRRAGRADGQCQGERHGAQHAGAQVPEMLIVVPVADMPVKVKSLLNQNPGDLRISFWGQETKRKTISGIGNYNGLQNQGATCYLNSALQILFMTKEFRENIASIKEEENEVLVQLKKLFENLQVEKIQEESKTISTRGVTTSLKIDNVYEQQDAVEWLRNIISAVGSSAPKVFEVTVQKLFKCSNKHHSSSQEDKFTIIPLSIGPEKKEKYNVDDMLQAFFASAMLDEDNRMYCDDCHDKTITTIEQKIQQRPTIMGLQIKRFEFNYQMMEWVKNRCCISIPSIVHFEGCSYRVYGVINHNGSLKSGHYNAYIKPPNDDQWYKFDDSCVQKLKKDHIKRHFDRTSEAYLIMYLKCLPPPGPIQFTSVTSDSVSLCWGTPEGLTGPQRFRVNWKQERKSIIVPVTTITIEGLSPGEEYEFSVATIGDSGSQSPCVVASIQTAAGDHARILGAKPGKGEKRKSESQGGPCWSESFP, encoded by the exons ATGGAGCAGTTTCAGAAAG GGCATCCGTGCTCGAGACACCCTCCACAAGAGCATCGAGAAAGCCATCCGGGAGAAGCCGCTGTGCCTGCAGGGGAAGGATTATGCCGACGCGCTGGACGTGCTGATGGACAGTGCCAAGGAGAACGGCACGGAGCTCAGCATGCAGGAGCTCAAG TCCCAGAGATGTTGATTGTGGTTCCAGTTGCTGATATGCCTGTTAAGGTCAAATCATTGCTGAATCAGAATCCAGGGGATTTACGGATCTCTTTTTGGGGTCAAGAGACTAAAAGAAAGACCATCTCTGGCATAG GTAACTACAACGGCCTGCAAAATCAAGGAGCAACATGCTATTTGAATTCAGCATTGCAGATCCTCTTCATGACCAAAGAGTTTCGAGAGAACATAGCAAG CATCAAGGAAGAAGAGAATGAAGTTCTGGTTCAGCTGAAAAAGCTGTTTGAAAATCTCCAAGTGGAAAAAATCCAAGAGGAGAGTAAAACAATCTCAACTCGTGGGGTAACCACAAGTCTCAAAATTGACAATG tttacgAACAGCAAGATGCAGTGGAGTGGCTCCGTAACATCAtctcagcagtgggcagcagtgcaCCAAAG GTTTTTGAGGTAACAGTCCAAAAACTATTTAAGTGTTCAAACAAGCATCATAGTTCATCACAGGAAGACAAATTCACCATCATTCCTCTTTCTATTGGTCctgagaaaaaggaaaaatataatGTG gATGACATGCTTCAGGCCTTCTTTGCATCTGCGATGTTAGATGAGGATAACAGGATGTACTGTGATGACTGCCATGACAAAACAATTACAACAATT GAGCAAAAAATACAACAGCGTCCAACCATTATGGGGCTGCAAATCAAGCGATTTGAGTTTAATTACCAAATGATGGAATGGGTCAAGAACCGTTGCTGCATCTCCATTCCATCTATTGTACATTTTGAG GGCTGCAGTTACAGAGTTTATGGAGTTATTAACCACAACGGGAGCCTCAAAAGCGGCCATTACAACGCTTACATTAAACCACCAAATGATGACCAATGGTACAAATTTGATGACAGTTGTGTGCAAAAG ctaAAAAAGGACCAtattaaaagacattttgacAGGACATCAGAGGCATACTTAATTATGTACTTGAAAT GccttcctcctcctggtccgATCCAGTTCACATCAGTGACATCAGACTCCGTGTCTCTGTGCTGGGGAACTCCTGAAGGCCTGACTGGGCCTCAGAGATTCAGAGTGAACTGGAAACAGGAAAGAAAGAGCATCATAGTTCCAGTTACAACAATCACCATTGAGGGCCTGAGTCCAGGAGAGGAGTATGAGTTTTCTGTGGCCACCATAGGTGACAGTGGCAGCCAGAGTCCATGTGTGGTGGCATCTATACAAACAG CTGCAGGAGACCATGCCAGGATACTGGGCGCAAAGCCGGGAAAAGGGGAAAAGAGGAAAAGTGAAAGTCAgggaggtccatgttggtccgagtCTTTTCCATGA
- the LOC114799324 gene encoding polyubiquitin-like produces MEKIYQVTVIGIEGQHKTVDVAKSEEEFNDTTVLEFKKKLSRKLPGGAGDNPSEMRLLFMNKQLEDDKKFSDYQIKDKSTLAILLRMRGG; encoded by the exons ATGGAAAAAATCTACCAGGTGACCGTCATTGGGATCGAAGGACAGCACAAGACGGTCGACGTCGCGAAATCCGAGGAAGAGTTCAACGACACGACCGTGTTGGAATTCAAGAAGAAACTTTCGAGAAAGCTTCCCGGTGGCGCGG GTGATAATCCGTCAGAGATGAGACTGCTGTTCATGAACAAACAGCTGGAAGACGACAAGAAGTTCTCGGACTACCAAATAAAGGACAAATCGACGCTGGCCATTTTACTGCGCATGCGTGGAGGATGA
- the LOC114799282 gene encoding E3 ubiquitin-protein ligase dbl4-like, with translation MQQRGSNAPLKFVKRRDDITLMDDPDSLKVEMSCGHAVAPETLTQWCDSVLDKGEYKFTCPALRDGTKMCGVTWPYEEVRRVLLLLGEGWNDFEERIVRKAASEYTEYKPCPGCQSFIVRKDTSNLCVHCTICSAAKGQPFYFCWQCLREWEGPASIRSDRCGSGGCVNPDVQKLQGCKDVTLVEVEETVCPSIRACPTCGQLVEHSGDECKNIECQRCKVEFCFICLKVTRVCSKSSRPFRPCPGGVVPRQTSIPVWEK, from the exons ATGCAGCAGCGGGGTTCAAACGCGCCTCTGAAATTTGTCAAACGGCGGGACGACATCA CGCTGATGGACGATCCAGACTCCTTGAAGGTGGAGATGTCATGTGGCCATGCTGTCGCGCCCGAGACCCTGACGCAGTGGTGTGACAGCGTGCTAGACAAG gGTGAGTACAAGTTCACCTGTCCTGCATTGAGAGATGGCACGAAGATGTGTGGGGTGACCTGGCCATATGAAGAGGTTCGAAGGGTTCTCCTTTTATTGGGTGAAGGCTGGAACGACTTTGAAGAGAGGATTGTAAGAAAGGCTGCTTCAGAGTACACTGAATATAAACCg TGTCCAGGTTGTCAGTCTTTTATTGTCAGAAAGGACACGTCCAATCTGTGCGTCCACTGCACCATCTGCTCAGCCGCGAAAGGCCAGCCCTTCTACTTCTGCTGGCAGTGCCTTCGGGAATGGGAAGGACCCGCCAGTATTCGCAGTGACCGCTGTGGCAGTGGCGGCTGTGTGAACCCCGACGTCCAGAAGCTACAAGGCTGCAAAGATGTGACGCTCGTGGAAGTTGAAGAAACCGTCTGCCCCTCGATACGCGCCTGTCCGACGTGTGGCCAGCTGGTGGAGCACAGTGGGGACGAGTGTAAGAACATAGAGTGCCAGCGCTGCAAGGTCGAATTCTGCTTTATCTGCCTGAAAGTAACAAGGGTTTGTTCAAAAAGCAGCAGGCCATTCAGACCCTGTCCTGGTGGTGTTGTACCTCGCCAGACATCTATTCCGGTCTGGGAAAAATAG